One window from the genome of Cyclobacterium amurskyense encodes:
- a CDS encoding alcohol dehydrogenase catalytic domain-containing protein has product MKAAVFHKPGQIQVDNVDDPGLIDPTDVILKVTSTAICGSDLHILSGAVPQAGNMIMGHEFMGIVEEVGKGVKKLKKGDRVVVPFPLSCGHCFFCNHGASPHCEQSNYKNYGPNGNLTDQKGGALFGYTDLYGGYSGGQAEYVRVPYADISPRIVPDKLSDDQALFLTDIFPTGWSAIDWAQLKGGETVAIFGSGPVGLMAQKAAWVNGAGRVIAIDPLEYRLKKARDVNHVTTLNPHDVEVVEAIRGMTEGRGADVCVDAVGFEPERTMMDKLKATINFEKGSMKVLDMAFRTVRRGGTVSIVGVYGSTYDNFPLHRVFDKAITIKQGQAPVINYIDKLITLVEENKVVLDDIISHTLPLSEASKGYEIFDKKEDDCVKVVLKP; this is encoded by the coding sequence ATGAAAGCAGCAGTTTTTCACAAACCGGGTCAAATTCAAGTGGATAATGTAGACGACCCAGGTCTTATAGACCCAACAGATGTTATCTTAAAAGTTACTTCAACAGCCATATGTGGTTCTGATCTTCACATTTTAAGTGGTGCTGTTCCCCAAGCGGGAAATATGATCATGGGGCATGAATTTATGGGTATAGTGGAGGAAGTAGGAAAAGGAGTCAAAAAGCTTAAAAAAGGGGACCGTGTGGTAGTACCTTTTCCGCTTTCATGTGGCCATTGTTTTTTCTGTAATCATGGCGCTTCACCTCATTGTGAACAATCTAATTATAAAAACTATGGACCCAATGGCAATCTTACCGATCAGAAAGGAGGTGCATTGTTTGGCTATACCGATTTGTACGGGGGCTATTCTGGAGGTCAGGCGGAATATGTGAGGGTACCTTATGCAGATATCAGTCCTCGCATCGTTCCGGATAAGCTGAGTGATGATCAAGCCCTGTTTCTAACCGATATATTCCCTACAGGCTGGTCCGCTATCGATTGGGCACAGCTTAAAGGAGGAGAAACGGTAGCGATTTTTGGCTCGGGTCCGGTGGGATTAATGGCACAAAAAGCTGCATGGGTGAATGGTGCTGGACGAGTCATAGCAATTGACCCCCTAGAGTATAGGCTTAAAAAAGCCCGTGATGTAAATCACGTTACGACGCTCAACCCACATGATGTAGAAGTGGTAGAAGCCATCCGCGGAATGACTGAAGGCAGAGGTGCCGATGTTTGTGTAGATGCTGTTGGTTTTGAGCCAGAAAGGACCATGATGGACAAATTAAAGGCCACTATCAATTTTGAAAAAGGCAGTATGAAAGTGCTTGACATGGCTTTTAGGACAGTAAGAAGAGGAGGCACAGTAAGTATAGTCGGCGTATATGGGTCAACTTATGACAATTTCCCACTTCACAGGGTGTTTGATAAGGCCATTACGATCAAACAGGGACAGGCTCCTGTAATAAATTATATAGATAAACTCATTACCCTTGTTGAAGAAAACAAAGTTGTATTAGATGATATTATTTCACATACACTTCCTCTTTCCGAAGCATCAAAAGGCTATGAGATATTTGATAAAAAAGAAGACGACTGTGTGAAAGTTGTTTTGAAACCGTAA
- a CDS encoding sialidase family protein produces the protein MKIVAILITVLLSGFSLAAQQFDDSKVPGVVVTYSPASSGKYIGSPSLAILPNGDYVASHDFFGPESNEHKRATSKIYTSSNKGKSWKEIAEIDGAFWSKLFVHQGTLWLIGPDRHHGNTLVRRSDDGGKTWTKPTNSSNGLILEGEYHCAPMPIIEHNGRIWRAMESAMGPIKKWGKRYGAFMLSAPVDADLLQADSWTSSNILYYDSTYLDGNFGGWLEGNAVVDKEGQIWDMLRVDDRSTLEEKAARVKISADGKKATFDPATGFIPFPGGSKKFTIRYDEKSDLYWTIANVIPESVKKENKGKNPASIRNTQALFSSPDLINWEQKKVLLQHEDVKKHGFQYLDWVFNGKDILFLSRTAYDDGVGGAHNNHDANFLTFHKIKKFRKIK, from the coding sequence ATGAAAATAGTAGCAATTTTAATTACAGTCCTGTTATCCGGTTTCAGCTTGGCTGCACAGCAATTTGATGATTCAAAAGTGCCTGGTGTGGTGGTAACCTACAGTCCGGCTTCCTCAGGCAAGTACATTGGATCTCCAAGTTTGGCCATTTTACCCAATGGAGATTATGTGGCCTCCCATGATTTTTTTGGACCTGAGTCCAATGAGCATAAAAGAGCTACTTCAAAAATTTATACCTCCAGTAATAAGGGGAAATCCTGGAAGGAAATTGCTGAAATTGACGGGGCGTTTTGGTCCAAACTTTTTGTTCACCAAGGGACACTTTGGCTAATTGGACCTGACAGACATCATGGGAATACGCTTGTAAGGCGCTCAGATGATGGTGGAAAAACCTGGACCAAACCTACCAACAGTAGCAATGGCTTAATCCTTGAAGGGGAGTACCATTGCGCTCCTATGCCTATTATTGAACACAATGGAAGAATTTGGAGAGCCATGGAAAGTGCCATGGGGCCAATTAAAAAATGGGGAAAAAGATATGGGGCTTTTATGCTTTCAGCACCTGTTGACGCTGATTTATTGCAAGCTGATAGTTGGACAAGTAGCAATATCCTGTACTATGATTCTACTTATTTGGATGGCAACTTCGGTGGCTGGTTAGAAGGCAATGCAGTCGTAGACAAAGAGGGACAAATTTGGGACATGTTGCGTGTGGATGACCGTTCTACTTTAGAAGAGAAAGCTGCCAGAGTTAAAATTAGTGCCGATGGTAAAAAAGCCACTTTTGATCCAGCAACTGGATTTATCCCCTTTCCTGGAGGAAGTAAAAAATTCACCATTCGCTATGATGAAAAAAGTGACCTTTACTGGACCATTGCCAATGTTATCCCTGAATCAGTTAAGAAAGAAAACAAAGGTAAAAACCCGGCCAGTATTAGAAATACCCAAGCATTGTTTTCTTCTCCTGATTTAATCAACTGGGAGCAAAAGAAAGTATTATTGCAACATGAAGATGTTAAAAAACATGGTTTCCAATACCTTGATTGGGTATTCAATGGGAAAGACATCCTCTTTTTATCCAGAACTGCCTATGATGATGGGGTAGGAGGAGCACACAATAACCATGATGCCAACTTCCTTACCTTCCATAAAATCAAAAAGTTTAGAAAAATTAAGTAA